The Streptomyces sp. NBC_00659 genomic interval TCGGACGACGCGCGGCAGCGCGGGCAGGGCAGGGGGTACGCCGGTTGCGGAGCCGCGGCTCTCCGGCCGTACGCGGCGGCGGGTCAGCGCGTACAGATGGCGCTCTGCAGCCTGCAGAGGTCGACGTGCAGCCGCGCGACGAGCAGCATGCCCGGCGTCTTGTCGCTCACGTCGTTCAGAACCATGGGCTCATCGTATCGATTCCCGGTACGGGCCCTGGAGTGTGATCTCGCATTCCGGACGCTTTTGGGTCGATGGGTGAGATCAGTAGCTCTCTACGACCTTGACCTCCTCCTCCGTGACCTCACCCTCCACGATCCGGTACGAGCGGAACTGGAAGGGACCGGCGTCGTCGGTGTCCGCCGTGGAGACCAGGACGTAGTGCGCGCCGGGCTCGTTCGCGTACGCGAGGTCGGTGCGGGAGGGGTAGGCCTCGGTCGCGGTGTGCGAGTGGTAGATGACGACGGGCTCCTCGTCGCGGTCGTCCATCTCGCGGTAGAGCTTGAGCAGATCGCCGGAGTCGAACTCGTAGAACGTGGGCGAGCGCGCGGCGTTGAGCATCGGGATGAAGCGCTCGGGGCGGTCGGTGCCCTCGGGTCCCGCGACGACGCCGCACGCCTCGTCGGGGTGGTCCTGGCGTGCGTGGGTGACGATCTGGTCGAACAGGGCCTCGGTGATGGTCAGCATGCTGGTCAGGATAGACAGAAGGGCCGTCCCGTACCGAGGCGTGGTACGGGACGGCCCGAATGCCGGACGTCCTGAGCGGTGACCCGGGGGCCGGACATCCGTGGCGTGGTCAGCCGACCTTCTCGAGCTCCGGCTCGCGGCGTTCGGTGACCTGGGGGTTGCGCGCCTTGAGGATCGCCCAGCCGGCGGCCAGTGCGGCGGCCCAGCCGGCCATCACGTACAGGCAGATACGGGAGTCCGCGTCGTAGGCGATCAGGCCGGTGACGAAGAGCAGGAACGCGACCGCGACGTAGCTGCACTTGGCGCCGCCGGGGGCGGGGAAGGACGAGGCCGGGAGCCGGCCCGCGTCGACCGCGCGGCGGTAGCGGATGTGGCTGACCAGGATCATCAGCCAGGTCCAGATGCCCGCTCCGGTGGCCACCGAGGTGACGTACTGGAAGGCCTTCTCGGGGACGACGTAGTTCAGGACCACGCCGATGCCCATGAAGAGGACCGAGATCGTGATGCCGAGCGCCGGGGTCTTGGTCGCGGACAGCTTGCTGAAGCCCTTGGGGGCCTCGCCGTTGTCGGCGAGGTTGCGCAGCATGCGGCCCGTGGAGTACATGCCCGAGTTGCAGGAGGACAGGGCGGCGGTGAGGACCACGAAGTTGACGATGCCGGCGCCGGCCGGGATGCCGATCACGGCGAACGCCTTCACGAAGGGGCTCACCCCCGGCATGAACTCGGTCCACTTCACGACGCAGAGGATGACCGTGAGGGCGCCGACGTAGAAGAGGGCGATGCGCCACGGGAGGGTGTTGATGGCCTTGGGGAGCGTCTTCTCGGGGTTCTCGGACTCGCCCGCCGTGACGCCGACGAGCTCGACGGCGAGGTAGGCGAACATGACGCCCTGGAGGGTCATCAGGGACGAGCCGATGCCGTTGGGGAAGAAGCCGTCGAACTGCCAGAGGTTGCCGACGGCCGCGGTGTCACCGGCGGAGCTGAAGCCGAAGGTGATCACGCCCAGGCCGATCACGATCATGCCGATGAGGGCCGTGACCTTGACCATCGAGGCCCAGAACTCGATCTCTCCGAAGAGCTTCACCGAGATCAGGTTGGCCACGAACAGCACGACCAGGAAGACCAGCGCCGACACCCATTGGTGGATCGACGGGAACCAGTAGTTGACGTAGATCGCGGCGGCGGTCAGTTCCGCCATGCCGGTGACCACCCACATCAGCCAGTAGGTCCAGGCCGTGAAGTAGCCGAAGAACGGGCCGAGGAACTCGCGGGAGTACTCCGCGAAGGAGCCCGAGACCGGGCGGTAGAGCAGGAGCTCGCCGAGCGCCCGCATGATGAAGAAGATGATCACGCCCGCGAGGGCGTACATGAGGATGAGACTGGGTCCCGCCTTGGCGATGTTCGCCCCGGCGTTCAGGAAGAGGCCGACGCCGATGGCGCCGCCGATCGCGATCATCTGGACCTGACGGCTGCCGAGCCCGCGCTCGTACCCCTCTTCGGGGGCGTCGCCGCCCACGGCCTCACTGCCGTCGCGACTCTTGTCGACCTGCGATGAGGTCATGTCTGGTGCGCCTTTCTCCATACCGGTCCGAGCCAGTGCCTTGGCTTCGAATCGGCTTCCGATCCCCCCGGACAGGTGGAGCTTGTGCCTGGCCGGCGGTCCGCCGGCTCGGTGGCGCACCCGGCGGGACATGGGTGGTGTCCTGCCGGGCGGTCGTGAAGATCTATCACGGTGGCGGCGTTGATCGGTTGCGGCGCATGTTGCGCAGACCACAGGGAGAACCGGACAAAACGATGAACCGCGCCCTAAAGGGCGCGGTTACGGTGACATGATCGTTATCCGGATTTGAGCGTCCGCTGAGCGAACGCGCGACGGGTCACGCAGGGCTGCGCATCCCGGCGGATCAGGGCAAAAGGGTGGCGACGAGGGTCTCCTGGAGGCCGCCGAGCCAGAGGTAGGCCATCACCATCGGCTTGCGGGGGTCCTCGTCGGGGAGGCGGTAGAGGAGGTCGGTGTCCTCCTCGTCGACGACGTCGAGCCGCGAACCGATGGCCAGACGCAGGTCGTTCAGGGCGCGCAGCCACTGCTCGGACTGCGCGGCGGTCAGTTCCAGGACCGCTCCGCCGTCGCCGCCGGGCGTCAGCGCGTCCAGCGAGCGGATCACCGTGAGGGCGTTCTCGCGCTTGCCCGCGCGCAGGTCGTTCTCGGTGAAACGGCGGAACTCGGCGGAGTGGGCGTGCTGCTCCTCGGCCTGCTCGGGCGTGTCGGCCTGGACGCCGGGGCCGCTGTAGGCGTCGGGGAACAGGCGCTTGAGCACCGGGTCGCTCGGCGGCTCGCTGGGGCCCTCGGCGAACAGCTCGGCGAGCGGGTCGGCGGAGGCGTTCTCCGCGGGGCCGGGACCGATGAGCTCCAGGAGCTGGACGGCGAGGGAGCGGATGATGGAGATCTCGACCTCGTCGAGCGCGACGGCCGCGCCGCCGCCGGGGATCGGTTCGAAGTGTCCGGGCATGGAGTGAGTTCGCTACTTCCGGTCCTGCGGGCGGTCGGTTGACAGGGGGCCGGCTACTTCCGGTCCTGCTGAAGGGTGGCCCACAGACCGTAGCCGTGCATGGCCTGCACGTCGCGCTCCATCTCCTCGCGCGTGCCGCTGGAGACGACGGCCCTGCCCTTGTGATGGACGTCCATCATCAGCTTGGTGGCCTTGTCCTTGGAGTAGCCGAAGTACGTCTGGAAGACATACGTCACGTAGCTCATGAGGTTGACCGGGTCGTTGTGGACGATCGTGACCCAGGGGACGTCCGGCTCGGGTACGGCGAAGACCTCCTCCACCGACTCGGTCTTCTCGATCTCTAGAGGTGCGGGAGCCGTCACATCGCCCATGCTCCCACCAGAGGGGGTCACCCGCATAAACGGGCCCCGGAACAGGTGCTCGGGCGCTCCGGGAATCACCGGGCCCCTAGAAATCGTCAAACTGACGAAATGGGGGTACGATCGCCGCCATGAACACAGCGGACCTTGGGCTGCCGGTGGAAGTTCCCTCTACGGCGCTCTTCACCGACCAGTACGAGCTGACGATGCTGCAGGCCGCGCTCGCGGCCGGGACCGCCGAGCGGCGCTCGGTCTTCGAGGTCTTCACCCGGCGGCTGCCCGAAGGACGGCGCTACGGAGTCGTCGCGGGCACCGGACGTGTCCTCGACGCCGTCGAGAACTTCCGGTTCGACCCGGACGTCCTCGGTTTTCTGCGCGAGCACGGGATCGTGGACGAGCCGACCGTCGAGTGGCTCGCCTCCTACCGCTTCGACGGGGACATCTGGGGCTACCCCGAGGGCGAGGTGTACTTCCCGGGCTCGCCCCTCCTGCGGGTCGAGGGCAGCTTCGCCGAGTGCGTGCTCCTGGAGACGGTGATCCTCTCGATCCTCAACCACGACTCCGCCATCGCGGCCGCCGCCTCCCGCATGTCCTCCGCCGCGGGCAGCCGGCCGCTGATCGAGATGGGCGCCCGGCGCACCCACGAGCTGGCCGCGGTGGCCGCCTCGCGAGCCGCGTACATCGGCGGGTTCACCAGCACCTCCGACCTGGCCGCCGGCTTCCGCTACGGCATCCCGACCGTGGGCACCTCCGCGCACGCCTTCACCCTCCTGCACGATCAGGAGCGGGACGCCTTCCGGGCCCAGGTGGACTCGCTGGGCCGCGGCACCACGCTGCTCGTGGACACCTACGACGTCGCCGAGGCGGTCCGCACGGCCGTCGAGGTCGCCGGGCCCGGACTCGGCGCGGTGCGCATCGACTCCGGCGACCTGCTGCTCGTCGCCCACCGGGTGCGCCGGCAGCTCGACGAGCTGGGCGCGACCGAGACGAAGATCGTCGTGACCTCCGACCTCGACGAGTACGCCATCGCCTCGCTCGCGGCGGCCCCCGTGGACGCGTACGGCGTCGGTACCCAGCTCGTGACGGGATCCGGCCATCCCACGTGCTCGATGGTCTACAAACTGGTCGCCCGCGCCGAGTCGGCGGACCCGAAGGCACCGCTGGAGCCGGTGGCCAAGAAGTCCACGGGCGGCAAGACGTCCATCGGCGGCCGCAAGTGGGCCGCACGGCGGCTGGACGGGCAGGGGGTCGCGGAGGCCGAGGTGATCGGCGTCGGGCCGGTGCCCGCCGAGCTGGCCGACCGGCAGCTCCTGGTCCAGTTGGTCAAGGGCGGACAGGTCCTGGCCCGCGAACCGCTCGACGTCGTACGCGACCGGCACGCGGTGGCCCGCGCCCGGCTGCCGCTGTCGGCGACCCAGCTGTCGCGCGGCGAGCCGGTGATCCCCACCGAATACCTCTGAGACGCCCGGGGCGGATGGTGCGGGTGTTACCGGGGTGGCACCACGCATGAACCCTCGGTGAGCGGGAATGCAACGGCAGCGGGCCCGCACGGGCCGTCGAAGCCGAATGCCCCCTCCCGCACGACCCCGGAACTCTCTAGGCTCGGAAGTTCAACGGCCGGGCCCGCACCCTTGTCTGCCGCCCCCCATAGCCGAAGGACACAGCCCATGCGCCGCGCCTTGATCGTCGTAGACGTGCAGAACGACTTCTGCGAGGGAGGCAGCCTCGCCGTGGCCGGGGGCGCCGATGTGGCCGCCGCGGTCACGGAGCTGATCGGACAGGCGCCCGCCGGCTACCGGCACGTGGTCGCCACCCGCGACCTGCACATCGCTCCGGGCGGCCACTTCGCCGACAACCCCGACTACGTGCACTCCTGGCCCGCGCACTGTGTGGCCGGCACCGAGGGGGTGGGCTTCCACCCGAACTTCGCCCCGGCCGTCGCCTCCGGCGCGATCGACGCGGTCTTCGACAAGGGCGCCTACGCGGCGGCGTACAGCGGCTTCGAGGGTGCCGACGAGAACGGGCTGGCCCTGGGCGACTGGCTGCGCGCCCGCGGGATCGGCGAGGTGGACGTGGTCGGCATCGCGACCGACCACTGCGTGAAGGCGACCGCCCTGGACGCGGCGCGGCAGGGCTTCCG includes:
- a CDS encoding M67 family metallopeptidase; amino-acid sequence: MLTITEALFDQIVTHARQDHPDEACGVVAGPEGTDRPERFIPMLNAARSPTFYEFDSGDLLKLYREMDDRDEEPVVIYHSHTATEAYPSRTDLAYANEPGAHYVLVSTADTDDAGPFQFRSYRIVEGEVTEEEVKVVESY
- a CDS encoding nicotinate phosphoribosyltransferase, whose product is MNTADLGLPVEVPSTALFTDQYELTMLQAALAAGTAERRSVFEVFTRRLPEGRRYGVVAGTGRVLDAVENFRFDPDVLGFLREHGIVDEPTVEWLASYRFDGDIWGYPEGEVYFPGSPLLRVEGSFAECVLLETVILSILNHDSAIAAAASRMSSAAGSRPLIEMGARRTHELAAVAASRAAYIGGFTSTSDLAAGFRYGIPTVGTSAHAFTLLHDQERDAFRAQVDSLGRGTTLLVDTYDVAEAVRTAVEVAGPGLGAVRIDSGDLLLVAHRVRRQLDELGATETKIVVTSDLDEYAIASLAAAPVDAYGVGTQLVTGSGHPTCSMVYKLVARAESADPKAPLEPVAKKSTGGKTSIGGRKWAARRLDGQGVAEAEVIGVGPVPAELADRQLLVQLVKGGQVLAREPLDVVRDRHAVARARLPLSATQLSRGEPVIPTEYL
- a CDS encoding isochorismatase family protein, with the protein product MRRALIVVDVQNDFCEGGSLAVAGGADVAAAVTELIGQAPAGYRHVVATRDLHIAPGGHFADNPDYVHSWPAHCVAGTEGVGFHPNFAPAVASGAIDAVFDKGAYAAAYSGFEGADENGLALGDWLRARGIGEVDVVGIATDHCVKATALDAARQGFRTTVLLDLTAGVAEETTQRALEELRTAGVELTGKPVV
- a CDS encoding putative leader peptide; translation: MVLNDVSDKTPGMLLVARLHVDLCRLQSAICTR
- a CDS encoding amino acid permease — encoded protein: MTSSQVDKSRDGSEAVGGDAPEEGYERGLGSRQVQMIAIGGAIGVGLFLNAGANIAKAGPSLILMYALAGVIIFFIMRALGELLLYRPVSGSFAEYSREFLGPFFGYFTAWTYWLMWVVTGMAELTAAAIYVNYWFPSIHQWVSALVFLVVLFVANLISVKLFGEIEFWASMVKVTALIGMIVIGLGVITFGFSSAGDTAAVGNLWQFDGFFPNGIGSSLMTLQGVMFAYLAVELVGVTAGESENPEKTLPKAINTLPWRIALFYVGALTVILCVVKWTEFMPGVSPFVKAFAVIGIPAGAGIVNFVVLTAALSSCNSGMYSTGRMLRNLADNGEAPKGFSKLSATKTPALGITISVLFMGIGVVLNYVVPEKAFQYVTSVATGAGIWTWLMILVSHIRYRRAVDAGRLPASSFPAPGGAKCSYVAVAFLLFVTGLIAYDADSRICLYVMAGWAAALAAGWAILKARNPQVTERREPELEKVG
- a CDS encoding DUF2017 domain-containing protein, translated to MPGHFEPIPGGGAAVALDEVEISIIRSLAVQLLELIGPGPAENASADPLAELFAEGPSEPPSDPVLKRLFPDAYSGPGVQADTPEQAEEQHAHSAEFRRFTENDLRAGKRENALTVIRSLDALTPGGDGGAVLELTAAQSEQWLRALNDLRLAIGSRLDVVDEEDTDLLYRLPDEDPRKPMVMAYLWLGGLQETLVATLLP
- the clpS gene encoding ATP-dependent Clp protease adapter ClpS; translation: MGDVTAPAPLEIEKTESVEEVFAVPEPDVPWVTIVHNDPVNLMSYVTYVFQTYFGYSKDKATKLMMDVHHKGRAVVSSGTREEMERDVQAMHGYGLWATLQQDRK